The sequence TGTCAAAACGATCCCGTTGCCCGACGTGGTCGGTCGGTTCGACCATTTCAGCAGCGATGTCAAAGGCCGGCGGCTGTTTGTCGCCGCGCTGGGCAACAATACCGTCGAGGTGCTCGACCTTGATACCGGGAAACGGTCGCGTTCGATCACCGGCTGCGACAAACCGCAGGGCGTTCTGTTCCTTGAAAAGGCAAACATGCTGTTTGTGGCCAACGGCGGAAACGGCAAGCTGCGCGCTTACGACTGCGCGAAATTCGACCCGCTTGCGATGGTCGGTTCGTTGGATGACGCGGACAATGTGCGATATGACGGGAAACTGGACCGGGTTTATGTGGGGTATGGCGACGGTGCGCTGGGCGTCATCAATCCGGCGACTGGCGTCCAATTGGCGAGCATCAAACTACCGGGCCATCCGGAATCGTTCCAGATCGAACGGGACGGCGGCCGCATTTTTGTGAACGTGCCGGAGGCAAGACAGGTCGCGGTGATTGACGGCCAGGCGAAAACAGTCAGCAAAGCCTGGTCGTTGCCGGAT is a genomic window of Candidatus Angelobacter sp. containing:
- a CDS encoding YncE family protein, which gives rise to MIAFGKLTEVFARQCWFPALCSLVVTASAAEPASLKPVKTIPLPDVVGRFDHFSSDVKGRRLFVAALGNNTVEVLDLDTGKRSRSITGCDKPQGVLFLEKANMLFVANGGNGKLRAYDCAKFDPLAMVGSLDDADNVRYDGKLDRVYVGYGDGALGVINPATGVQLASIKLPGHPESFQIERDGGRIFVNVPEARQVAVIDGQAKTVSKAWSLPDAKANFPMALDETDRRLFVGCRNPPRLAVLDTTAGKVVSDVVIVGDTDDLFYDAKRKRIYVSGGEGFVDVIEQRDADNYKLLERIPTAPGARTSFFSPELDQFYLAVPRRGGQGAEIRVYEIGK